The Streptomyces rimosus genomic interval TCCGCCATGGGCAGGTAGTAGTCGCGGTCCTCGTACGGGATGCCCACCGATTCGCACACCACCAGCAGCGGAAAGGGCTCGGTGTAACCGGCGATCAGATCGCCGGGTGCGCCGCCGTCGGCGAACTCGTCCAGCAGCCGCTCGGCGCTCCGGCGGATACGCGGCAGACGGCGCCGTACGGACCGTGCGCTGAACGCCCCGGACAGGGCCCTGCGCAGCGCCGTGTGCCGCGGGCCCTCCATCTCCATCATCGTGATCAGTTCCATGCCGTCCGGCCGGTCCTGCTCCGGCATGAAGGACCAGCCGTTGACACTCGGCCTGACCAGCCGTGGATCCCCGATCACCGCACGGACGTCGTCGTACCGGCTCACGAACCAACTGGGCGCGTCCGCGTCCTGGAGCCACGCCACGGGACACTCCCGGCGCAGCCGGGGGTACTCCGCGGGCGGCCCCATGGTGCCCGGCGGCGGCAGGGGCAGATCGATCGACGGCAGGGTCCCACGGGGCGGCGTTGCGGAAGGAGCAGTCGACGAGGGGCCGTCGGACGGCTGCGGCGTACTCTGCATCGGTCTGCCTTTCCCCGCGGAACCACTCGCGGCACGCTCGGCACAACGCCCCGGTTCGTCAACGGATATTTCCCCCTTTCCACAGCAAGCCACACACAACCGCATCAACGGACCCGAGCCCATATAACCCGCACGGCGGACAACTCCCACGGCCCCACGGCACGCAGACCCCGCCGGGCGGCACATGGCCGGCCCGGCGGGGCGCCGTGACGTTCCTCAGATCCGGTCGGCGGCGATCAGCAGATACTGAAAGCTGCCGTTGCGGTAGGCGGTCAGAAAGGTTTCCTCAATGCCGGTGACCAGGTGGTCGGCCTGGCTGCGCAATTCCCAGTACGGGATGGTGGCCGCGGTGAGGTCCTGGACGTGCACCGGGACCAGCCGGTGGCGGGCCATCGCGCGGAAGTACGCCGACCGCGGATGGATGTCGCAGATGTAGTGGGCGTTGATCAGGGACACCTCGCGGGAGGCGCGCCCGTAGGCGTCGTTGTAGCAGCCGGTGATCACCACATAGCGCCCGCCGCGCCGCAGCAGCCGCGCGTGCTCGGCGAACAGCAGGTCCAGCTCGACGTACATGGTCGACTCGTTGTTCCAGGACGCCGCGTACGCGCCGGTGGCGAAGCCGGTGTCGAGCATGTTGCGGTGGTGGTAGCGCACCTTGTCGTCGATGCCGCGCTTGCGGGCCTGCTCATTGGCGAAGTCGGCCTGCTTGGCGGAGATGGTGGCCCCATCGGTGTAGCAGCCGTGGCGCAGATGCGCGACCACGCTGCCGCCGCCGCGTCCGCACCCGGCGTCGAAGACACGGTCGGTGGGCGACAGCGCGCCGAGGTGGGAGGCGAGCAGTTCGGCCTGGGCGTGTTCGAGGCGGTGCAGTTCACCGGTGATGCGTTCGCGGCGCCGGACGGGGTCCGGTTCGTCCAGCACGGACCGGTCGGCGTCCCCGATGCCGTAGTGGTGGTGATACAGGTCGTCGATCTTGCCGAGTTCCAGATTGACCGGGTTCTCCTCGGTGTTCCAGTACTCGGCGACGCGCGCCTGGTACGTGGACTGGGTCGGCATGGGGCGTGCGGTGGGGACGTGCGCAGTGGTCAACGTGACTCCTTGCCGTGGTGCAGGATCCGGATCGGCCTACCAGTAGTTGGGCAGGTGATAGCGGTCGGAGTTGGTGGCGTGCCACTCGTGGTTGCCGGCCACCCAGTCGGACAGGCTCCGGGTGTACCGCTCGACGAGCGGGGAGGTCCCGGCCAGCTCGGCCGCCTCCGTCTCGTACGCCTCCATGATCTGGTTGTGGATATCGACGCTCTTCAGATACGCGGCCTTCAGACCGCACTGGTCGTTGGCGGCGACCACCTGGGGCAGGTTCAGGTGGTCCGGGTCGCTCGCCAGCTCCTTGGTGAAGGAGTACAGGTCGTTGACGATGGTCGTGGCGTTGCAGGCCAGGGCGGTGATCCGCTGGATCTCCGGGCGGGCGTACACGGCCTCGGGCAGCTCGTAGCCGTCCACGGCGTCGACGATCGACAGGCAGGGGCGGAAGTTGTTGAACTGCCGCATCACCAGGTACTCCCCCACGCGCGGCATGTGCCGCGTCTCGGCCCAGGACGCCTCGGCGAGGTAGCCGAGGTGCAGCCGGGCCATGTCGTGGACGAACCGGACGGTCTGGCTGGGGGTGGCGAGGGCCGCGTAATCCTTCAGGGCCCAGTAGTACGAGCGCAGGGGCCCGTCGGCCTGCACACCCTGGCGCCACTCCTCCTCCGTCTCAGGAGTGCCGTGGAACGGATCGAGAGCCGACTGCGCGATGATCAGGCGGCCGCCCAGACCACGGCGCGCGCCGCCTTTGCCCTCGTCCTCCTCGCAGTAGCAACTGTCGACGATGTTCTCGGCCAGCAGCAGTTTGCCCGCGACGGTGAGGCGTTCCAGGTCGGCCGCCGCGGGATGTTGCAGGACGACGGCCCGGCCGACCTGGAAGTCGGTGAAGTCGCCCGACCACTTCGAGGGGAACAGGTCCAGCCGGCGAGCCCACTCCTCCAGCCTGCGGTCGATTTCCGCGGCCTTCTCCGGGTCGGCCGGCGCGACGGAACGGTACCTCAGCCCGGGGACGGCGCCGCCGCGCCGGGTCGGCCGGGCGCGGGCGAGGCTGGGTGGGCCGGGCAGCTTGAACGCGGTGGCGGTTTCGGTGGCGGGTGTGGTCATGTCCGTACTCCACTGGTCAGTCGGCGGTACGCCCGAGCTGGACGTTCTCCAGGACACCGGCCGCGTCCGGCACGAGGATGGCCAGCGAGTAGTAGGCGGTGACGAGGTAGTTGATGACGGCGGCCTGGTCGATGCCCATGAACCGGACGTTCAGGCCGGGCTGGTGCTCCTCGGGGAGGCCGGTCTGGTACAGGCCCACGACGCCCTGGTCGGCCTCTCCCGTACGCAGCGCGATGATGCTGCTCGTGTGCGTCTCGCTGATGGGGATCTTGCCGCACGGAAAGATCGGCACCCCGCGCCAGGCGGGAACCTGGTGCCCGTTGACGTCCGCCGTCCCCGGAACCAGGCCGCGCTTGTTGCACTGCCGGAAGAACGCGGCGATCGCCTTCGGGTGGGCCAGGAACAGCCGCGTCTTGCGGCGCATGGACAGCAGCTCGTCCATGTCGTCGGGGGTGGGCGGGCCGGTGTACGTACTGATCCGCTGCCCGTAATCGACGTTGTGCAGCAGCCCGAACTCCCGGTTGTTCACCATCTCCCACTCCTGGCGCTCGCGGATCTCCTCCACGGTGAGCCGGAGTTGCTGCTGCGTCTGGTCCATGGGCTCGTTGTAAAGATCGGCGACCCGGGAATGCACACGCAGCACGCTCTGCGTCAGGGAGAGTTCGTATTCGCGCGGGGTGAGGTCGTAGTCGACGTAGCCGCCGGGCAGTGTCGGCTCGCCGACGTGTCCCGCCTGCACCGGTACGTCCGCCTCGCCGCGGCGGTTCATCGGACGCCGCTGCCGCTCCGCGTACGCGGTGAAGTGCGCGGCCAGGGACGGCACCCGATCGGTGAACTCCCGGATCACGTCCCAGGGCAGCGTCAGCAGGACACCCGCCGTCTCGGCCCGGACCGACGTCAGCCACCGCGGGTCGGGCCGCCCGATCGCCTCGTCCCCCAGCTGGTCGCCGTCCGTGACGACACCGACGACCTCCTCCTCGCCGTACTTGCCGGCCGCGTAGCGGGCGAAGCGGCCGTGCACCACGAGATACGCCTCGGTGGCGGGCTGCCCCGCCTCGAAGAGAACCTGCCCGGCCCGCACCTCCCGGACCCGGAAGCGCCCGGCGAGCTCCTTCAGGACCTCGGTGTCGGCGTACCCGCGCAGGGCGGGCAGCTCGGTGAGCGTCCGCGGAATCACCCTGATGTCGTCCGCGCCGTTGTGCTCGAACTCCACGCGCCCCCGCCCAACGCGCAGTTGCAGGCGCCGGTTGACCCGGTAGGTACCGCCCTTGACGTCCACCCACGGCAGCGCTTTCAGCAGCCATCGTGAGGTGATGGCCTGCATCTGGGGTTGGGTCTTGGTGGTGGTCGCCAGCTGGCGCGCGGCCTGCGTGCTCAGGCTGGTGAGCGCGCCGTCCGCGGGCGGCTCGTGAACGCTCTCTGTTACGGCGGAACCGGGGACACGGTCAGGGACACGGTCCGGTACGGGCACATTTCCTCCGAAAGGTGAACAGGGGTGATGCGAACGGCCGTTGGTGAACAAGAGGGCCGTGTGCAGCCATAAGCGAAACAGGTGCCAGTGCGACGCCGGTACGGCGCAAAAGGGGGCGCCTTTGCGTTCGGGAGGCGTAAACACTGGATAGTTGTCATTGGGGGGCGCGCGTGGGTTGGGTGCGCCCCCTTGGGGGTGGAGGCGAGCGTTGTGCCGCAACTTCCGTGCCGGTAAGGGGACGTGGCGGCGTGCGGGGCCGAACTGGCGGGGCGGCGCGCACGTACCGCGGAGGGGAGCCTCTACGTTTTGACGCGGCGGACAGCCTTGCTCGGAGGCAGCCGACGGCCTTGCCCGGCGGAGGGCACCCGACGCCGTGGTCGCGGGCGAGGGCAGAGCGAGCGAGGGCGGAGGTGGCTTGCAGCCGCCGCCCTTCCGTACGGAGAGGGCCGGCCCCCATCTGTCGCCGACCCTGCCGGCTATAACCACCGGTCCTGGCAGGAGTCGAGCCTCCGCGCCCCCGTATCAAACGAATCACTGGACATACGGCCCACCGATCGGCAATCAACCACTCACCGACAGGTGGGCCGCCGCCTCACTCGCCACCCGGCCCGGCGAAGATGCCCCGTCCCGTGAGACCGCCCGGCCCCATCACGCGCCCGGTTCCAGCACGAAGACGGGGATCACGCGGTCGGCCTTCTCCTGGTATTCGGCGTACGGCGGAAACGCCGCGACCGCGCGCTCCCACCACTCGACCTTCTCCTCGCCGGTGACCTCACGGGCCGTCATGTCCTGGCGTACGGCGCCGTCCTGGAGTTCCACGTGCGGGTCGGACTTGAGGTTGAAGTACCAGACCGGATGGCGCGGGAAGCCGCCCTTCGAGGCCACGGCCGCGTACCGTCCCTCGTGCTCCACGCGCATCAGCGGGACCTTGCGCAGCCTGCCGCTCTTCGCGCCGCGCGTCGTGAGAATGACGACGGGCAGGCCCGTGTCCCAAAGCGTCGTCCCCTGCGTGCCGCCCGAACTCTCGTACAACTCGACCTGGTCGCGCACCCACTGCGCCGGACTCGGCTCGTACACGCCCTCAAGAGGCATCGGGGTCCCCTCTTCGTCGCTGCGGATTGTGTTGCGCAGTTCAGCACAAGCCTCGTGCGGAGGCGAGACTGTCGTTCTCGCTCTGTCGGCAAGTCGCCCTGTCGGCAACTCGTCCGGCCGAACTGGACGGCGGGTTACGAAGAAGCGCGGTCAGACGGCCGGGCGGGCGGCGTGGCTGCGGCCGGGGCCGGCGCGGCGGACGTCCCGGGCGGCCAGGGCGATCATGACGGCGGGGATGAGGACGTCGTTGGCCAGGATGCCGCCCGTGTTTCCGGCGGCGTGGTCGCCGTTGGCGAACCACTGGTAGACGTGACCGATCGCGGCGCCCCACAGGAACACGGCGGCCGCCAGCCCGCTCGTGAGGCGCTCGCGGGGCGACGCGGACGCGCCACGGAAGCCGAGCACGGCGAGACCGAGGTTGGCGAAGGCGATCTCGAACTGGAACGGCGAGTGGGCGAAGCCGATGGTGTCGGCCATGGCGTCCGGGACCGCGAGGAACGCGAGCGTGATCCACAGGCTTCCGATGCCGAGGGCGCCGACGGCCCACCAGCGCTGCCAGATCTCCGCCGCCGGCCGGCCCGGGGCACGGCGGCGGCAGCTCAGCAGCGCTCCGAGGGCGGGCACCAGCATGAACAGGAGCGGAAACGTGGTCTGAACGGCATAAGGGAGGGTGTCCATGAGCTTGAGTGTTGCATGGTTAATATTAACTGCGCAAGTGTCCGGTAGGGTGGGCGCATGGACGAAGGACTGGCAGAGCTCCTGCACCGCGTGGTCATGCTGATGGGCGAGGCGGCCCGGCGCCGCTCCGGCCCGGACCAGCGCCTCTCCCCGAGCCAACTGCGCCTGCTGGGCACCCTTGAGGAGATCCAGCCGGCCACCCAGCACCAGCTCGCCGAGGCCCTGGCCGTGTCCGACCCCGCCATCAGCCGCGCCCTGCGCCCCCTGGAGGCGGAGGGGTACGTGACGATCAGCGTCGACCCCGCTCACCGGCGCCGACGCTTGGTCGCCCTCACGCCGACGGGCCAGGCCACTTTCCTGGCCGAGGGCAAGCCCCTGGAGGAAGAACTCCGCACCGCCCTCCTGAAGGCCGACTTCCCCTACGACCGCTACCTCGCGGACACCCACCAGCTCGCCGCATTGCTGACATCGACGGAGCCGCGGCGCGCAGCCACGACGCGGAAGGCGAACGGCGCAGCGGAGCCGGATTGAGCGGGCCGGCACGAGCCAGGCCCCGGTCACTTCTCTCGACATCCCCGAGGGCCGCGCGGACGTGAGGGCCGGCCCTCACATAGCCGGTGGCGGCCTTCACTCAGGGCGGGGTTTCCGGCTCGCCCACCGCGCCGTCGAGCTGTCGAGGCCGCCCCGGTCAACAGCGTCAGCGCAGTAGCACCACGAGACAGCGTTCGCCCGACCACGAGATTTCGTCCGGAGCCGGAATCTTGAGATCCGGTCTTAAGAATTCGCGTTACGGTGACTCAACGGCTGACGCAAACCCCCGCAGCCAACCTGAACGGGCCCGATCGGGCCCAAAAGACAGGCCGACGGCCCAGGGCCTTTTCCTGTGTCCTACGAGGACGGGATTGCCCGGTGGCCGTGGCCGCTTCGACCGCTTGGGAATTGATGCGACCGGCGAGTGTGCAGGGCGGCGTGCCCAGCACGCGGTAGGGGGACGCCATGCTCCGAACTGTTTGTCTGATGCTGGCCATAGGCGTGCTGGCGGCGGCAGCCGGGCTGGTGCCGCAGCTGTTCGCCCGTGAAATCGGCACCGGACCAGCGCTACGGATCTCGGTCGTCACCGCGCGACCCGGCCACCAGAAGCCCGCGCCTCCCGGCTGCCGTCACCACATGGCCCCACACCATGGACTGCCCGCGCCCGCCCGCTGCCGTCCTGCCGCCTGCGGGCAGCACCCGTGGCCCCACACCTGCGCCGCGCCGACAGGCTCCGGCAACGCCGCGCATGGGTGCCGCCACCCGGTCCGCGACCGCTGACCGTCCCCATACCGGCGGCCCCCGGCTCCATCCCACCCTCCGGCCGGGGGCCGCCATCACGGCACAAGCGCTACGAGTCCACCAGCGGGTTTTCCGTGGCCACCGAAGCCTTGATTTCCCGCGCAGATTCCCGTCGCGTGAGCCGGGTCCCCGTCCGTTCCCTGGCTCGGCATCCGCACGACCGGGCAGGCGGCCCGTACCGGCGTCGCCGTGGCGTACGGCTTTCCCTTCGGCCTGGTACCGGCCATGGCCGTCGCCCTCGCCCCTGGTCCCTGGCCCCGGTCAGAAGGGCCTGCCGCTCACCATCTCCGCAATCGACCGCCCGCGCCCGGGTGCTCCCCCGCTCCCCCACAGCGGGCGAGCCGGAACGCCCCATGCGCTCCGGCTCGTTGCGTCCCTGTAACGCCTAACCTTCCCGACGTTTCAGCCTGCCACCGGCGGCTGCGCGGACGGCTTGGCGGCCGCGGGAGCCGGGCCGCTCGGATTGTAGGCTTCCATCCCGGGATAAACGTCTCGATATATGGCGCGCGATATGGCCTCTATCGTCTCGACGCCGTAATTCATCCCGTCCTCCGTCGGGCGCCCTTCCGGAACCCGGTTGTTCTCCGTGAGGACGACCAGCCCCGAGTCGTACCCCTTCCCCGCGAGAACGGCCATGCTGTTCACCTTCCAGTCCCCCTTGTCGAATTCCGGGACATCGGGGTTCTTGCTGCGCTGCAGCCAGCCGTTCTTCACCTGGATCACGGCGTCGGCCGGAGCGCCGGCGGTGGCTCCCCAGCGCTGGTCGCTCTGCACCTGCCGCATGAGGCCGAGTGCGTAGGAGCGGGCCTCGGCCCCGAGGACCGAGTTGTCGTCGCCGGACAGCAGACGTAGCAGCTTGGCCTGGTCGTCGGCGGTGACCTGGGTCAGGCCCCAGCTCCCCTCCTTGTCGGGGACGGTTTCCCGCATCCCGGCCTTGTCGAGGAATGCCTGGATCTTGACCGGGTCCGGCTTTTTCGGGTCCTTCAGATCGGACAGCCGCCTCCACAGGGCGGTTGCGGCGTCATTGTCCGAAACAGTGATCATCTTGCGGGCGAGGGCGTCTTCCGCCTCGGTGAGGGTTCCGCCCTTTTGGTACAGCAGCGCGCCGAGAATGATGGTCTTCACCACGCTGGCCGAGTCGTACTGCTTGTCAGGGTCGAAAGTGCACCGGGTGGCGGTGGGCCGGTCGTAGAAGGAGAGCGATGCCATGCTCTTGCGGCCGGCCAGCGCCTTGGCTATGTCGTCCGCCAGCTTCCGGGCCAGTTCGGGATTCTTCGACGTGCAGTGCACCGTCGGTCCGGCCGTTGCGGCTTGGTGCCGGGCAGCGGACGGCGTGGCCGCCACGGCCGGTCCCGCGGTCACTCCGG includes:
- a CDS encoding DUF6790 family protein, translating into MDTLPYAVQTTFPLLFMLVPALGALLSCRRRAPGRPAAEIWQRWWAVGALGIGSLWITLAFLAVPDAMADTIGFAHSPFQFEIAFANLGLAVLGFRGASASPRERLTSGLAAAVFLWGAAIGHVYQWFANGDHAAGNTGGILANDVLIPAVMIALAARDVRRAGPGRSHAARPAV
- a CDS encoding family 2 encapsulin nanocompartment cargo protein terpene cyclase, encoding MTTPATETATAFKLPGPPSLARARPTRRGGAVPGLRYRSVAPADPEKAAEIDRRLEEWARRLDLFPSKWSGDFTDFQVGRAVVLQHPAAADLERLTVAGKLLLAENIVDSCYCEEDEGKGGARRGLGGRLIIAQSALDPFHGTPETEEEWRQGVQADGPLRSYYWALKDYAALATPSQTVRFVHDMARLHLGYLAEASWAETRHMPRVGEYLVMRQFNNFRPCLSIVDAVDGYELPEAVYARPEIQRITALACNATTIVNDLYSFTKELASDPDHLNLPQVVAANDQCGLKAAYLKSVDIHNQIMEAYETEAAELAGTSPLVERYTRSLSDWVAGNHEWHATNSDRYHLPNYW
- a CDS encoding geranyl diphosphate 2-C-methyltransferase codes for the protein MTTAHVPTARPMPTQSTYQARVAEYWNTEENPVNLELGKIDDLYHHHYGIGDADRSVLDEPDPVRRRERITGELHRLEHAQAELLASHLGALSPTDRVFDAGCGRGGGSVVAHLRHGCYTDGATISAKQADFANEQARKRGIDDKVRYHHRNMLDTGFATGAYAASWNNESTMYVELDLLFAEHARLLRRGGRYVVITGCYNDAYGRASREVSLINAHYICDIHPRSAYFRAMARHRLVPVHVQDLTAATIPYWELRSQADHLVTGIEETFLTAYRNGSFQYLLIAADRI
- a CDS encoding nitroreductase family deazaflavin-dependent oxidoreductase; its protein translation is MPLEGVYEPSPAQWVRDQVELYESSGGTQGTTLWDTGLPVVILTTRGAKSGRLRKVPLMRVEHEGRYAAVASKGGFPRHPVWYFNLKSDPHVELQDGAVRQDMTAREVTGEEKVEWWERAVAAFPPYAEYQEKADRVIPVFVLEPGA
- a CDS encoding family 2B encapsulin nanocompartment shell protein, with protein sequence MPVPDRVPDRVPGSAVTESVHEPPADGALTSLSTQAARQLATTTKTQPQMQAITSRWLLKALPWVDVKGGTYRVNRRLQLRVGRGRVEFEHNGADDIRVIPRTLTELPALRGYADTEVLKELAGRFRVREVRAGQVLFEAGQPATEAYLVVHGRFARYAAGKYGEEEVVGVVTDGDQLGDEAIGRPDPRWLTSVRAETAGVLLTLPWDVIREFTDRVPSLAAHFTAYAERQRRPMNRRGEADVPVQAGHVGEPTLPGGYVDYDLTPREYELSLTQSVLRVHSRVADLYNEPMDQTQQQLRLTVEEIRERQEWEMVNNREFGLLHNVDYGQRISTYTGPPTPDDMDELLSMRRKTRLFLAHPKAIAAFFRQCNKRGLVPGTADVNGHQVPAWRGVPIFPCGKIPISETHTSSIIALRTGEADQGVVGLYQTGLPEEHQPGLNVRFMGIDQAAVINYLVTAYYSLAILVPDAAGVLENVQLGRTAD
- a CDS encoding serine hydrolase yields the protein MTAGPAVAATPSAARHQAATAGPTVHCTSKNPELARKLADDIAKALAGRKSMASLSFYDRPTATRCTFDPDKQYDSASVVKTIILGALLYQKGGTLTEAEDALARKMITVSDNDAATALWRRLSDLKDPKKPDPVKIQAFLDKAGMRETVPDKEGSWGLTQVTADDQAKLLRLLSGDDNSVLGAEARSYALGLMRQVQSDQRWGATAGAPADAVIQVKNGWLQRSKNPDVPEFDKGDWKVNSMAVLAGKGYDSGLVVLTENNRVPEGRPTEDGMNYGVETIEAISRAIYRDVYPGMEAYNPSGPAPAAAKPSAQPPVAG
- a CDS encoding MarR family winged helix-turn-helix transcriptional regulator, whose product is MDEGLAELLHRVVMLMGEAARRRSGPDQRLSPSQLRLLGTLEEIQPATQHQLAEALAVSDPAISRALRPLEAEGYVTISVDPAHRRRRLVALTPTGQATFLAEGKPLEEELRTALLKADFPYDRYLADTHQLAALLTSTEPRRAATTRKANGAAEPD